A section of the Girardinichthys multiradiatus isolate DD_20200921_A chromosome 5, DD_fGirMul_XY1, whole genome shotgun sequence genome encodes:
- the klhl2 gene encoding kelch-like protein 2 isoform X2: MVHTAGPSFQPLKNTGIMDSHPLCTRLCPHSLDKEDGVERQGPVTLNPRHMKKAFKVMNELRSQSLLCDVTIVAEDVEIAAHRVVLAAGSPYFHAMFTGEMTESRAKRVRIKEMGGWTLGLLVDYIYTAEIQVTEDNVQALLPAAGLLQLNEVKKACCEFLSSQLHPSNCLGIRAFADLHACSQLLSLANSYAEQHFTEVVGSEEFLNLGMEQVSSLIASDKLTIPSEEKVFEAVIAWVNHDKDVRQEHLAHLMEHVRLPLLSREYLVQRVEEEYLIKNSSACKDYLIEAMKYHLLPADQRALMKTARTRMRTPVSFPKVMVVVGGQAPKAIRSVECFDFEEQRWYQVAELPTRRCRAGVVYMGGCVYAVGGFNGSLRVRTVDCFEPVMDRWTSVSSMQDRRSTLGAAVLNGLLYAVGGFDGSTGLSTVEAYNTKTDEWFHVLPMSTRRSSVGVGVVNGILYAVGGYDGATRQCLSTVEAYNPKSNTWSYIAEMGTRRSGAGVGVLKGLLYAVGGHDGPLVRKSCEVYDPTTNSWRQVADMNMCRRNAGVCAVNNLLYVVGGDDGSCNLASVEFYNPTTDKWTLLPTCMSTGRSYAGVTVIDKPL, translated from the exons ATGGTGCATACTGCTGGGCCAAGTTTTCAGCCTCTGAAAAACACCGGAATCATGGACAGTCATCcgct GTGTACTAGGCTTTGTCCACACTCACTGGACAAAGAGGATGGAGTGGAGAGGCAGGGTCCCGTCACTTTGAACCCGCGGCACATGAAGAAGGCGTTTAAGGTCATGAACGAGCTGCGCAG CCAGAGCCTGTTGTGCGATGTGACTATAGTTGCAGAGGATGTAGAGATCGCTGCTCACAGGGTGGTTCTGGCTGCTGGGAGCCCTTATTTCCACGCTATGTTTACAG GAGAGATGACGGAGAGCAGAGCGAAACGAGTGAGAATAAAGGAGATGGGCGGCTGGACCCTGGGCCTCCTGGTGGACTACATCTACACAGCAGAGATACAGGTCACAGAGGATAACGTTCAG GCTCTGCTGCCTGCAGCAGGACTGCTTCAGCTCAACGAGGTGAAAAAGGCCTGCTGCGAGTTCCTCAGCTCCCAGCTCCATCCGTCCAATTGTCTGGGGATAAGAGCCTTCGCCGACCTACATGCTTGCTCCCAGCTTCTCTCACTGGCTAACAGCTATGCAG AGCAACATTTCACTGAGGTCGTTGGGAGTGAGGAGTTTCTGAACTTGGGAATGGAGCAGGTGTCCAGCCTGATTGCCAGCGACAAGCTCACCATCCCCTCAGAGGAGAAG GTATTTGAAGCAGTTATCGCTTGGGTCAACCATGACAAAGACGTCCGCCAGGAACACTTGGCCCACCTAATGGAACACGTTCGCCTGCCGCTGCTCTCCAGAGAATACCTGGTGCAG CGTGTAGAGGAGGAGTACCTGATAAAGAACAGCAGTGCATGTAAAGACTACCTGATCGAAGCTATGAAGTACCACCTGTTGCCAGCTGACCAGCGAGCCTTGATGAAGACCGCTCGTACCCGAATGAGAACTCCGGTCTCCTTCCCTAAG GTGATGGTGGTGGTTGGAGGTCAGGCGCCTAAGGCTATCCGTAGCGTTGAGTGTTTCGACTTTGAGGAGCAGCGATGGTACCAAGTGGCTGAACTTCCTACGAGAAGATGCAGAGCAG GTGTGGTGTACATGGGTGGGTGTGTTTACGCTGTTGGTGGTTTCAACGGCTCTTTGCGTGTGCGGACGGTTGACTGTTTCGAACCGGTCATGGATCGCTGGACGAGCGTGAGCAGCATGCAGGACCGGAGATCAACGCTCGGCGCCGCTGTTCTCAATGGACTCCTGTATGCCGTAGGAGGCTTTGATGGCAGCACAG GTCTTTCCACAGTAGAGGCGTACAACACCAAGACAGACGAGTGGTTCCATGTGTTGCCCATGAGCACCCGACGCAGCAGCGTAGGAGTCGGTGTTGTCAATG GGATCCTGTATGCGGTGGGAGGTTATGATGGCGCCACCAGGCAGTGCCTGAGTACAGTGGAAGCTTACAATCCTAAAAGCAACACATGGAGCTATATAGCAGAGATGGGCACAAGACGCAGTGGAgcag GTGTGGGTGTGTTAAAAGGTTTACTGTACGCTGTGGGCGGGCATGACGGTCCGTTGGTGAGAAAGAGCTGTGAAGTTTATGATCCAACCACCAACAGCTGGCGGCAGGTAGCTGACATGAACATGTGTCGACGCAACGCAG GTGTGTGTGCTGTAAACAACCTGCTGTATGTGGTCGGAGGAGATGACGGGAGCTGCAATCTGGCCTCGGTGGAGTTCTACAATCCAACCACTGATAAGTGGACGCTACTGCCAACCTGCATGAGTACAGGCCGCAGTTATGCAG
- the klhl2 gene encoding kelch-like protein 2 isoform X1, with the protein MVHTAGPSFQPLKNTGIMDSHPLCTRLCPHSLDKEDGVERQGPVTLNPRHMKKAFKVMNELRSQSLLCDVTIVAEDVEIAAHRVVLAAGSPYFHAMFTGEMTESRAKRVRIKEMGGWTLGLLVDYIYTAEIQVTEDNVQALLPAAGLLQLNEVKKACCEFLSSQLHPSNCLGIRAFADLHACSQLLSLANSYAEQHFTEVVGSEEFLNLGMEQVSSLIASDKLTIPSEEKVFEAVIAWVNHDKDVRQEHLAHLMEHVRLPLLSREYLVQRVEEEYLIKNSSACKDYLIEAMKYHLLPADQRALMKTARTRMRTPVSFPKVMVVVGGQAPKAIRSVECFDFEEQRWYQVAELPTRRCRAGVVYMGGCVYAVGGFNGSLRVRTVDCFEPVMDRWTSVSSMQDRRSTLGAAVLNGLLYAVGGFDGSTGLSTVEAYNTKTDEWFHVLPMSTRRSSVGVGVVNGILYAVGGYDGATRQCLSTVEAYNPKSNTWSYIAEMGTRRSGAGVGVLKGLLYAVGGHDGPLVRKSCEVYDPTTNSWRQVADMNMCRRNAGVCAVNNLLYVVGGDDGSCNLASVEFYNPTTDKWTLLPTCMSTGRSYAGQEVTFCSHLTGGTSSTC; encoded by the exons ATGGTGCATACTGCTGGGCCAAGTTTTCAGCCTCTGAAAAACACCGGAATCATGGACAGTCATCcgct GTGTACTAGGCTTTGTCCACACTCACTGGACAAAGAGGATGGAGTGGAGAGGCAGGGTCCCGTCACTTTGAACCCGCGGCACATGAAGAAGGCGTTTAAGGTCATGAACGAGCTGCGCAG CCAGAGCCTGTTGTGCGATGTGACTATAGTTGCAGAGGATGTAGAGATCGCTGCTCACAGGGTGGTTCTGGCTGCTGGGAGCCCTTATTTCCACGCTATGTTTACAG GAGAGATGACGGAGAGCAGAGCGAAACGAGTGAGAATAAAGGAGATGGGCGGCTGGACCCTGGGCCTCCTGGTGGACTACATCTACACAGCAGAGATACAGGTCACAGAGGATAACGTTCAG GCTCTGCTGCCTGCAGCAGGACTGCTTCAGCTCAACGAGGTGAAAAAGGCCTGCTGCGAGTTCCTCAGCTCCCAGCTCCATCCGTCCAATTGTCTGGGGATAAGAGCCTTCGCCGACCTACATGCTTGCTCCCAGCTTCTCTCACTGGCTAACAGCTATGCAG AGCAACATTTCACTGAGGTCGTTGGGAGTGAGGAGTTTCTGAACTTGGGAATGGAGCAGGTGTCCAGCCTGATTGCCAGCGACAAGCTCACCATCCCCTCAGAGGAGAAG GTATTTGAAGCAGTTATCGCTTGGGTCAACCATGACAAAGACGTCCGCCAGGAACACTTGGCCCACCTAATGGAACACGTTCGCCTGCCGCTGCTCTCCAGAGAATACCTGGTGCAG CGTGTAGAGGAGGAGTACCTGATAAAGAACAGCAGTGCATGTAAAGACTACCTGATCGAAGCTATGAAGTACCACCTGTTGCCAGCTGACCAGCGAGCCTTGATGAAGACCGCTCGTACCCGAATGAGAACTCCGGTCTCCTTCCCTAAG GTGATGGTGGTGGTTGGAGGTCAGGCGCCTAAGGCTATCCGTAGCGTTGAGTGTTTCGACTTTGAGGAGCAGCGATGGTACCAAGTGGCTGAACTTCCTACGAGAAGATGCAGAGCAG GTGTGGTGTACATGGGTGGGTGTGTTTACGCTGTTGGTGGTTTCAACGGCTCTTTGCGTGTGCGGACGGTTGACTGTTTCGAACCGGTCATGGATCGCTGGACGAGCGTGAGCAGCATGCAGGACCGGAGATCAACGCTCGGCGCCGCTGTTCTCAATGGACTCCTGTATGCCGTAGGAGGCTTTGATGGCAGCACAG GTCTTTCCACAGTAGAGGCGTACAACACCAAGACAGACGAGTGGTTCCATGTGTTGCCCATGAGCACCCGACGCAGCAGCGTAGGAGTCGGTGTTGTCAATG GGATCCTGTATGCGGTGGGAGGTTATGATGGCGCCACCAGGCAGTGCCTGAGTACAGTGGAAGCTTACAATCCTAAAAGCAACACATGGAGCTATATAGCAGAGATGGGCACAAGACGCAGTGGAgcag GTGTGGGTGTGTTAAAAGGTTTACTGTACGCTGTGGGCGGGCATGACGGTCCGTTGGTGAGAAAGAGCTGTGAAGTTTATGATCCAACCACCAACAGCTGGCGGCAGGTAGCTGACATGAACATGTGTCGACGCAACGCAG GTGTGTGTGCTGTAAACAACCTGCTGTATGTGGTCGGAGGAGATGACGGGAGCTGCAATCTGGCCTCGGTGGAGTTCTACAATCCAACCACTGATAAGTGGACGCTACTGCCAACCTGCATGAGTACAGGCCGCAGTTATGCAG